The DNA sequence CACGGACTGGTTGATGTGACCCCGCTCCTCGAACGTCTTGTCCAGCTCGATCTTGCCGATCTCGCTGCGCAGCGTGGTCTGGGCGAGCTGGGAGATGGCGAACACGTAGTTGCCGATGCCGTACGACGCCCTTTCCGGTTCCACCACCTGCAGGTAGAGCACGCCGTCCACCCCCACCTGGACATTGTCCGACGTGATGCAGACCTGCTCCTCGATGTCGAGGGCGTGCTCCTTGAGGCTGTGGCGGTAGGCGACCCGCTCCAGGAACGGCACCAGGATGTTGAAGCCCGGCTTGAGAGTACGCGAGTACTTGCCGAGGTTCTCGACGACGTACGCGTTCTGCTGCGGCACCACCACGGCCGTCTTGATGAGCACGATCAGCACGACGAGGGCGAGAACGCCGGTCGTGATCAGGAAACCCAGGTTCGCATCCAGTCCAACCATTACCGTCCCCCTCCCGGTTCGTTGACAGCGTCGTCGGCCAGTCCTTCGATGGACAAGTTTACGCTGTCTCTTCCGACCACGCGCGCGCGGCCGCCCGCCGCGATCGGCGCCGGCCCCACGTTGACCGCGGTCCATTGGGTGCCCTGGAGACTCACCCGCGTTTCACCGCCCAGGGGGACCTCCTCGGCCACCGACACGATGCGGCCCGCCACCTTGTACTCGAAACCCGGCAGCCCGCCGCGGATGCGGTCGTAGAGCTTCCCGCGGAACAGCACCATGGACACCAGCGCCAGCACCGCGAATGCCGCCAACTGGCCCCAGACGGGCAGGTCGACACCCGCCAGTCCGATGATCCCTACGAGGACCGCGGCCGCGCCGACGAAGATAAGATAGAACGCGGCGTCGACCGCGGTCAGCTCCACTCCCATCAGG is a window from the Deltaproteobacteria bacterium genome containing:
- a CDS encoding NfeD family protein, producing the protein MTRRPGQGPAIEEHDMPWWGWLSIGIILMGVELTAVDAAFYLIFVGAAAVLVGIIGLAGVDLPVWGQLAAFAVLALVSMVLFRGKLYDRIRGGLPGFEYKVAGRIVSVAEEVPLGGETRVSLQGTQWTAVNVGPAPIAAGGRARVVGRDSVNLSIEGLADDAVNEPGGGR